The Toxorhynchites rutilus septentrionalis strain SRP chromosome 3, ASM2978413v1, whole genome shotgun sequence genome includes a region encoding these proteins:
- the LOC129778395 gene encoding protein krasavietz, which produces MSQKAERPVLSGQRIKTRKRDEREKNDPTGFRDAVIAGLEAAEDLEQISKFLDSAGNKLDYRRYGEVLFDILIAGGLLVPGGSISQDGEKPRTNCCIFAAPEDMESMRNHEQIFQRLMRRYKYLEKMFEEEMKKILIFIKGFTPLERIKLARMTALWIANNSVPPHVLLVLNNEHLTKDGLALEFLLEVFVTFKQEKGTAPLVAALRKGGLDNRLLVFLPINKRSEEYLKTVFIEKELADIFKLHKAQASQEAKRELTQLLIDDINDNKTTKDIIADIKDMSVKSNIPEHEVIGLVWTTVMSLGEWNKKEELVAEQALKHLRAYTQLFEAFTTTNRAEMMLLLKVQEFCYENMNFMKAFQKIVLLFYKTEVVSEDSILKWYKEGHSNKGKMHFLDQMKKFIEWLQNAEEESESEEED; this is translated from the exons ATGAAAGAGAGAAGAATGATCCCACGGGATTCCGTGACGCGGTCATTGCAGGTCTCGAAGCAGCAGAAGATTTAGAGCAAATTTCCAAGTTTCTAGACAGTGCTGGTAACAAACTCGACTATCGTCGCTACGGAGAAGTATTATTCGACATACTAATTGCTGGCGGGTTACTTG TCCCAGGAGGATCCATCTCACAAGATGGCGAGAAACCTCGCACCAATTGCTGTATATTCGCAGCACCGGAAGACATGGAATCGATGCGTAACCATGAACAG ATCTTCCAGCGGCTTATGCGCCGATACAAGTACCTCGAGAAAATGTTTGAGGAGGAAATGAAGAAGATCTTGATCTTCATCAAGGGTTTCACTCCACTGGAAAGGATCAAGCTTGCTCGTATGACAGCTTTGTGGATTG CCAACAACTCCGTGCCGCCACACGTGCTGCTCGTGCTGAACAACGAGCATCTGACGAAGGATGGTCTTGCACTCGAGTTCCTGCTCGAAGTGTTCGTCACCTTCAAGCAGGAGAAAGGCACTGCGCCGCTGGTAGCTGCACTACGTAAGGGTGGCCTCGATAACCGTCTGCTTGTTTTTCTGCCGATTAATAAGCGAAGTGAGGAATACCTGAAGACGGTGTTCATCGAGAAAGAGCTTGCGGACATATTCAAGCTTCATAAGGCTCAGGCGAGCCAAGAAGCGAAACGCGAATTAACGCAG CTGTTAATCGATGATATTAACGACAACAAGACAACAAAAGATATTATTGCCGACATTAAGGATATGTCGGTAAAGTCAAACATTCCTGAACATGAAGTCATTGGTCTG GTTTGGACCACGGTGATGTCACTAGGCGAATGGAACAAGAAGGAGGAACTTGTCGCAGAGCAGGCTCTGAAGCACCTGCGCGCGTATACTCAGCTGTTCGAAGCTTTCACCACAACCAATCGCGCCGAAATGATGCTGCTGCTCAAGGTGCAGGAGTTTTGCTACGAGAACATGAACTTCATGAAAGCGTTCCAGAAGATAGTGCTACTGTTTTACAAGA CCGAGGTTGTTTCGGAAGACTCAATCCTCAAGTGGTACAAGGAAGGACACTCGAACAAGGGCAAGATGCACTTCCTGGATCAGATGAAGAAATTCATCGAATGGCTACAAAATGCCGAAGAAG AAAGCGAATCTGAAGAAGAGGATTAA